One genomic region from Antedon mediterranea chromosome 3, ecAntMedi1.1, whole genome shotgun sequence encodes:
- the LOC140044667 gene encoding uncharacterized protein isoform X1 translates to MLPSISCTYVGYLIVIIQLVSLIAGYNTGAPQEACTTRTPNHGIGVSAQTSSPPFVLSTSDSSPYVKVTIDSSTYSAIKGFLIQGRQDSVNGGIVGTWLATSNGQLLQCTNSYDSVTHSNSNDKNLPLEFFWNPDSTNTNTNNIIFVATIVVNQATFWVDVTSSTTTSNACSPNNPCQNSGSCTLISTSPFYSCTCASGYTGSTCQTLVSGPCSPNPCQNAANCLISQDTNAYFCQCLNGFSGTNCEIDACIPNPCQNFGSCLRISTTSPLYSCTCTSGYTGSNCQTPPPSVNPCSPNPCQNQGTCFQSSVVLSSYTCVCVAGYGGTNCETDACNPNPCLNSGSCSRISDSPLYSCTCASGYTGSTCGTTVSGPCNSSPCLNGGACTDISNGYMCQCVPGYDGSRCETEINECSSNPCMNGVCINNINFFTCTCSSGYSGTRCENDINECSSNPCANGECTDNVNSFTCACSPGYSGTRCDNDIDECSSNPCVNGVCTNNINSFTCTCSSGYSGTRCDNDACSPNPCLNSGNCTRTSVSPLYTCACTDGYTGSTCQTQLTGACVNTPCNNGGVCTAVTDGYTCQCQAGYIGETCSSTDQCVEMPCKNSGVCISLENSYICNCADGYTGNTCSNTAESLTDDEDEPVIEWYWVALLAVFGFFIFVSFIFCYCECYKSEPEHVAYY, encoded by the exons ATGTTACCGTCAATTTCATGTACATATGTCGGATATTTAATCGTGATAATTCAACTGGTTTCATTAATTGCTGGATACAACACTGGAGCACCACAAGAGGCCTGTACAACACGGACGCCCAATCATGGAATCGGTGTCTCAGCACAGACCAGTTCCCCACCGTTTGTTCTGTCAACATCAGATTCTTCACCATATGTAAAAG TCACCATTGACTCTTCAACATATTCAGCTATAAAAGGGTTTCTTATACAAGGAAGACAGGACAGTGTGAACGGCGGCATTGTTGGGACATGGCTTGCAACATCTAACGGTCAACTTCTACAATGTACCAACTCTTATGATTCAGTAACACATAGTAACAGTAACGATAAAAATTTACCTTTAGAATTTTTCTGGAACCCCGACAGCACAAACACGAACACgaacaatattatatttgt tgCAACCATTGTAGTTAATCAAGCAACGTTTTGGGTTGACGTCAccagtagtactactactagca ATGCTTGCAGTCCGAATAATCCGTGTCAAAATTCTGGAAGTTGTACGCTTATTTCTACTAGTCCATTCTACAGCTGTACCTGTGCAAGTGGATATACTGGAAGCACTTGTCA GACACTAGTATCTG GTCCATGTTCTCCTAATCCATGCCAAAATGCGGCCAATTGTCTGATATCGCAAGACACCAACGCATATTTTTGTCAATGTCTAAATGGATTCTCAGGAACAAATTGTGAAATag ATGCTTGCATTCCGAATCCATGTCAAAATTTTGGAAGTTGTTTGCGCATATCGACGACCAGTCCACTTTACAGCTGTACCTGTACCAGTGGGTATACTGGAAGCAATTGTCAGACACCACCACCATCTG TGAATCCATGTAGTCCAAACCCGTGTCAAAATCAAGGAACGTGTTTTCAGAGCTCGGTAGTTCTTAGTTCTTATACATGTGTCTGTGTAGCTGGGTATGGCGGAACAAATTGTGAAacag ATGCTTGCAATCCGAATCCATGTCTAAATTCTGGGAGTTGTTCACGTATATCGGATAGTCCGCTTTACAGCTGTACCTGTGCCAGTGGATATACTGGAAGCACTTGTGGAACAACAGTATCTG GGCCATGTAACAGTTCGCCTTGTCTTAATGGTGGAGCATGTACAGACATTTCTAATGGTTACATGTGTCAATGTGTACCTGGTTACGATGGAAGCCGCTGTGAAACTG AAATCAATGAATGTTCCAGTAACCCATGTATGAATGGTGTTTGTATAAATAACATAAACTTTTTCACTTGTACTTGTTCTTCGGGATATTCCGGCACACGTTGTGAAAATG ATATCAATGAATGTTCAAGTAATCCATGTGCCAATGGTGAATGTACAGATAACGTAAACAGCTTTACTTGTGCCTGTTCTCCTGGATATTCCGGCACACGTTGTGACAATG ATATCGATGAATGTTCCAGTAACCCATGTGTTAATGGTGTttgtacaaataatataaacagCTTTACTTGTACATGTTCTTCTGGATATTCCGGCACACGTTGTGACAATG ATGCTTGTAGTCCGAATCCATGTCTAAATTCTGGGAATTGTACACGTACATCGGTTAGTCCACTGTATACCTGTGCCTGTACCGACGGATATACTGGAAGCACTTGTCAGACACAACTAACTG gagCTTGTGTCAATACTCCTTGTAACAATGGCGGGGTATGTACAGCAGTGACCGATGGATATACGTGCCAGTGTCAGGCTGGATATATCGGAGAAACTTGTTCCTCCACGG ATCAGTGTGTCGAGATGCCTTGTAAAAACAGTGGTGTGTGCATATCGTTAGAGAATTCATACATCTGCAATTGCGCCGATGGATACACTGGTAACACTTGTTCGAACACAGCAGAGA
- the LOC140044667 gene encoding uncharacterized protein isoform X3 yields the protein MLPSISCTYVGYLIVIIQLVSLIAGYNTGAPQEACTTRTPNHGIGVSAQTSSPPFVLSTSDSSPYVKVTIDSSTYSAIKGFLIQGRQDSVNGGIVGTWLATSNGQLLQCTNSYDSVTHSNSNDKNLPLEFFWNPDSTNTNTNNIIFVATIVVNQATFWVDVTSSTTTSNACSPNNPCQNSGSCTLISTSPFYSCTCASGYTGSTCQTLVSGPCSPNPCQNAANCLISQDTNAYFCQCLNGFSGTNCEIDACIPNPCQNFGSCSRISDSPLYSCTCASGYTGSTCGTTVSGPCNSSPCLNGGACTDISNGYMCQCVPGYDGSRCETEINECSSNPCMNGVCINNINFFTCTCSSGYSGTRCENDINECSSNPCANGECTDNVNSFTCACSPGYSGTRCDNDIDECSSNPCVNGVCTNNINSFTCTCSSGYSGTRCDNDACSPNPCLNSGNCTRTSVSPLYTCACTDGYTGSTCQTQLTGACVNTPCNNGGVCTAVTDGYTCQCQAGYIGETCSSTDQCVEMPCKNSGVCISLENSYICNCADGYTGNTCSNTAESLTDDEDEPVIEWYWVALLAVFGFFIFVSFIFCYCECYKSEPEHVAYY from the exons ATGTTACCGTCAATTTCATGTACATATGTCGGATATTTAATCGTGATAATTCAACTGGTTTCATTAATTGCTGGATACAACACTGGAGCACCACAAGAGGCCTGTACAACACGGACGCCCAATCATGGAATCGGTGTCTCAGCACAGACCAGTTCCCCACCGTTTGTTCTGTCAACATCAGATTCTTCACCATATGTAAAAG TCACCATTGACTCTTCAACATATTCAGCTATAAAAGGGTTTCTTATACAAGGAAGACAGGACAGTGTGAACGGCGGCATTGTTGGGACATGGCTTGCAACATCTAACGGTCAACTTCTACAATGTACCAACTCTTATGATTCAGTAACACATAGTAACAGTAACGATAAAAATTTACCTTTAGAATTTTTCTGGAACCCCGACAGCACAAACACGAACACgaacaatattatatttgt tgCAACCATTGTAGTTAATCAAGCAACGTTTTGGGTTGACGTCAccagtagtactactactagca ATGCTTGCAGTCCGAATAATCCGTGTCAAAATTCTGGAAGTTGTACGCTTATTTCTACTAGTCCATTCTACAGCTGTACCTGTGCAAGTGGATATACTGGAAGCACTTGTCA GACACTAGTATCTG GTCCATGTTCTCCTAATCCATGCCAAAATGCGGCCAATTGTCTGATATCGCAAGACACCAACGCATATTTTTGTCAATGTCTAAATGGATTCTCAGGAACAAATTGTGAAATag ATGCTTGCATTCCGAATCCATGTCAAAATTTTGGA AGTTGTTCACGTATATCGGATAGTCCGCTTTACAGCTGTACCTGTGCCAGTGGATATACTGGAAGCACTTGTGGAACAACAGTATCTG GGCCATGTAACAGTTCGCCTTGTCTTAATGGTGGAGCATGTACAGACATTTCTAATGGTTACATGTGTCAATGTGTACCTGGTTACGATGGAAGCCGCTGTGAAACTG AAATCAATGAATGTTCCAGTAACCCATGTATGAATGGTGTTTGTATAAATAACATAAACTTTTTCACTTGTACTTGTTCTTCGGGATATTCCGGCACACGTTGTGAAAATG ATATCAATGAATGTTCAAGTAATCCATGTGCCAATGGTGAATGTACAGATAACGTAAACAGCTTTACTTGTGCCTGTTCTCCTGGATATTCCGGCACACGTTGTGACAATG ATATCGATGAATGTTCCAGTAACCCATGTGTTAATGGTGTttgtacaaataatataaacagCTTTACTTGTACATGTTCTTCTGGATATTCCGGCACACGTTGTGACAATG ATGCTTGTAGTCCGAATCCATGTCTAAATTCTGGGAATTGTACACGTACATCGGTTAGTCCACTGTATACCTGTGCCTGTACCGACGGATATACTGGAAGCACTTGTCAGACACAACTAACTG gagCTTGTGTCAATACTCCTTGTAACAATGGCGGGGTATGTACAGCAGTGACCGATGGATATACGTGCCAGTGTCAGGCTGGATATATCGGAGAAACTTGTTCCTCCACGG ATCAGTGTGTCGAGATGCCTTGTAAAAACAGTGGTGTGTGCATATCGTTAGAGAATTCATACATCTGCAATTGCGCCGATGGATACACTGGTAACACTTGTTCGAACACAGCAGAGA
- the LOC140044666 gene encoding uncharacterized protein isoform X1 has product MDRENFDPWSFYPNAFVDGEYDSVGMGKTKSSHVLLADLTSESVECAKRVNKVLRKSKQIHEEAKAAMSLARNAVLKAEVVAAIAKDASTRCSALVEAVMINQKIFTEDQVYWSASPEAKQDIQIEEFQQVLNFGSLARQGVNLSPTSFDTHESLDDIVAGISRLNSRNIGCQSSRDVENSHSQTDEVFFSENFPNSQEMQIFSTDSSNSETGCDCSRISIDDKIIRSCRPRQHTHRRHSGEEIIRRRENIPQTVHQSSEDFIERLACSLPTVDENIRAEVCATNVINPSIRNHGNQTDQDDHNNVIKNNARLISGNHPLMTIQQQRLQSTEAIVEEQSQAKAQLQSYNQGNPSPEVRSRPGSPLVTDEENRRITMQLLPSSSPQLFQPKKTRSSSSTDM; this is encoded by the exons ATGGACAGAGAGAATTTTGATCCATGGTCGTTTTATCCAAATGCATTCGTTGATGGTGAATATGATTCTGTAGGAATGGGAAAGACAAAATCATCGCATGTTCTACTGGCCGATCTTACTTCAGAAAGCGTCGAATGCGCCAAACGAGTAAATAAAGTTCTTAGAAAATCTAAACAGATTCACGAAGAAGCAAAGGCAGCAATGTCTTTGGCGAGAAATGCAGTACTAAAGGCTGAAGTAGTGGCAGCCATAGCAAAAGATGCCTCAACACGATGCTCAGCTCTGGTTGAAGCTGTAATGATAAATCAAAAAATCTTTACAGAAGACCAAGTTTATTGGTCAGCATCACCAGAAGCAAAACAAGATATCCAGATTGAAGAGTTTCAACAAGTTCTTAACTTTGGTAGCTTAGCAAGACAAGGAGTTAATTTAAGCCCGACCTCTTTTGACACTCATGAATCATTAGACGATATTGTAGCTGGAATTAGTAGATTGAATTCTAGAAATATTGGTTGTCAATCATCACGTGACGTAGAGAATTCTCATAGTCAAACTGATGAAGTATTTTTTAGCGAAAATTTTCCAAACTCTCAAGAAATGCAGATATTTAGTACAGATAGTAGTAATAGTGAGACTGGTTGTGATTGCTCTAGAATATCAATAGATGACAAAATTATTAGGTCTTGTAGGCCTAGACAACACACTCATCGACGTCACAGTGGAGAAGAGATAATTAGAAGGCGGGAAAATATTCCACAGACAGTACACCAATCGTCTGAAGACTTCATAGAGCGTCTTGCATGTTCCTTGCCAACCGTAGATGAGAATATTCGAGCTGAGGTTTGTGCTACCAATGTCATCAATCCTTCTATTAGAAATCATGGTAATCAAACTGATCAAGATGACCATAACAACGTTATAAAG AACAATGCACGACTAATAAGTGGTAATCATCCACTGATGACAATTCAACAACAAAGACTTCAGTCAACAGAAGCTATCGTCGAGGAACAAAGTCAGGCAAAGGCACAACTTCAGTCGTACAATCAGGGTAACCCGTCACCAGAGGTGAGAAGCCGCCCTGGCTCACCGTTAGTTACCGATGAGGAGAATCGACGAATCACAATGCAG TTGCTGCCATCGTCAAGTCCTCAGCTATTTCAACCTAAAAAAACTAGATCGTCATCTTCAACTGATATGTAA
- the LOC140044666 gene encoding uncharacterized protein isoform X2 has protein sequence MDRENFDPWSFYPNAFVDGEYDSVGMGKTKSSHVLLADLTSESVECAKRVNKVLRKSKQIHEEAKAAMSLARNAVLKAEVVAAIAKDASTRCSALVEAVMINQKIFTEDQVYWSASPEAKQDIQIEEFQQVLNFGSLARQGVNLSPTSFDTHESLDDIVAGISRLNSRNIGCQSSRDVENSHSQTDEVFFSENFPNSQEMQIFSTDSSNSETGCDCSRISIDDKIIRSCRPRQHTHRRHSGEEIIRRRENIPQTVHQSSEDFIERLACSLPTVDENIRAENNARLISGNHPLMTIQQQRLQSTEAIVEEQSQAKAQLQSYNQGNPSPEVRSRPGSPLVTDEENRRITMQLLPSSSPQLFQPKKTRSSSSTDM, from the exons ATGGACAGAGAGAATTTTGATCCATGGTCGTTTTATCCAAATGCATTCGTTGATGGTGAATATGATTCTGTAGGAATGGGAAAGACAAAATCATCGCATGTTCTACTGGCCGATCTTACTTCAGAAAGCGTCGAATGCGCCAAACGAGTAAATAAAGTTCTTAGAAAATCTAAACAGATTCACGAAGAAGCAAAGGCAGCAATGTCTTTGGCGAGAAATGCAGTACTAAAGGCTGAAGTAGTGGCAGCCATAGCAAAAGATGCCTCAACACGATGCTCAGCTCTGGTTGAAGCTGTAATGATAAATCAAAAAATCTTTACAGAAGACCAAGTTTATTGGTCAGCATCACCAGAAGCAAAACAAGATATCCAGATTGAAGAGTTTCAACAAGTTCTTAACTTTGGTAGCTTAGCAAGACAAGGAGTTAATTTAAGCCCGACCTCTTTTGACACTCATGAATCATTAGACGATATTGTAGCTGGAATTAGTAGATTGAATTCTAGAAATATTGGTTGTCAATCATCACGTGACGTAGAGAATTCTCATAGTCAAACTGATGAAGTATTTTTTAGCGAAAATTTTCCAAACTCTCAAGAAATGCAGATATTTAGTACAGATAGTAGTAATAGTGAGACTGGTTGTGATTGCTCTAGAATATCAATAGATGACAAAATTATTAGGTCTTGTAGGCCTAGACAACACACTCATCGACGTCACAGTGGAGAAGAGATAATTAGAAGGCGGGAAAATATTCCACAGACAGTACACCAATCGTCTGAAGACTTCATAGAGCGTCTTGCATGTTCCTTGCCAACCGTAGATGAGAATATTCGAGCTGAG AACAATGCACGACTAATAAGTGGTAATCATCCACTGATGACAATTCAACAACAAAGACTTCAGTCAACAGAAGCTATCGTCGAGGAACAAAGTCAGGCAAAGGCACAACTTCAGTCGTACAATCAGGGTAACCCGTCACCAGAGGTGAGAAGCCGCCCTGGCTCACCGTTAGTTACCGATGAGGAGAATCGACGAATCACAATGCAG TTGCTGCCATCGTCAAGTCCTCAGCTATTTCAACCTAAAAAAACTAGATCGTCATCTTCAACTGATATGTAA
- the LOC140044667 gene encoding uncharacterized protein isoform X2, with the protein MLPSISCTYVGYLIVIIQLVSLIAGYNTGAPQEACTTRTPNHGIGVSAQTSSPPFVLSTSDSSPYVKVTIDSSTYSAIKGFLIQGRQDSVNGGIVGTWLATSNGQLLQCTNSYDSVTHSNSNDKNLPLEFFWNPDSTNTNTNNIIFVATIVVNQATFWVDVTSSTTTSSPCSPNPCQNAANCLISQDTNAYFCQCLNGFSGTNCEIDACIPNPCQNFGSCLRISTTSPLYSCTCTSGYTGSNCQTPPPSVNPCSPNPCQNQGTCFQSSVVLSSYTCVCVAGYGGTNCETDACNPNPCLNSGSCSRISDSPLYSCTCASGYTGSTCGTTVSGPCNSSPCLNGGACTDISNGYMCQCVPGYDGSRCETEINECSSNPCMNGVCINNINFFTCTCSSGYSGTRCENDINECSSNPCANGECTDNVNSFTCACSPGYSGTRCDNDIDECSSNPCVNGVCTNNINSFTCTCSSGYSGTRCDNDACSPNPCLNSGNCTRTSVSPLYTCACTDGYTGSTCQTQLTGACVNTPCNNGGVCTAVTDGYTCQCQAGYIGETCSSTDQCVEMPCKNSGVCISLENSYICNCADGYTGNTCSNTAESLTDDEDEPVIEWYWVALLAVFGFFIFVSFIFCYCECYKSEPEHVAYY; encoded by the exons ATGTTACCGTCAATTTCATGTACATATGTCGGATATTTAATCGTGATAATTCAACTGGTTTCATTAATTGCTGGATACAACACTGGAGCACCACAAGAGGCCTGTACAACACGGACGCCCAATCATGGAATCGGTGTCTCAGCACAGACCAGTTCCCCACCGTTTGTTCTGTCAACATCAGATTCTTCACCATATGTAAAAG TCACCATTGACTCTTCAACATATTCAGCTATAAAAGGGTTTCTTATACAAGGAAGACAGGACAGTGTGAACGGCGGCATTGTTGGGACATGGCTTGCAACATCTAACGGTCAACTTCTACAATGTACCAACTCTTATGATTCAGTAACACATAGTAACAGTAACGATAAAAATTTACCTTTAGAATTTTTCTGGAACCCCGACAGCACAAACACGAACACgaacaatattatatttgt tgCAACCATTGTAGTTAATCAAGCAACGTTTTGGGTTGACGTCAccagtagtactactactagca GTCCATGTTCTCCTAATCCATGCCAAAATGCGGCCAATTGTCTGATATCGCAAGACACCAACGCATATTTTTGTCAATGTCTAAATGGATTCTCAGGAACAAATTGTGAAATag ATGCTTGCATTCCGAATCCATGTCAAAATTTTGGAAGTTGTTTGCGCATATCGACGACCAGTCCACTTTACAGCTGTACCTGTACCAGTGGGTATACTGGAAGCAATTGTCAGACACCACCACCATCTG TGAATCCATGTAGTCCAAACCCGTGTCAAAATCAAGGAACGTGTTTTCAGAGCTCGGTAGTTCTTAGTTCTTATACATGTGTCTGTGTAGCTGGGTATGGCGGAACAAATTGTGAAacag ATGCTTGCAATCCGAATCCATGTCTAAATTCTGGGAGTTGTTCACGTATATCGGATAGTCCGCTTTACAGCTGTACCTGTGCCAGTGGATATACTGGAAGCACTTGTGGAACAACAGTATCTG GGCCATGTAACAGTTCGCCTTGTCTTAATGGTGGAGCATGTACAGACATTTCTAATGGTTACATGTGTCAATGTGTACCTGGTTACGATGGAAGCCGCTGTGAAACTG AAATCAATGAATGTTCCAGTAACCCATGTATGAATGGTGTTTGTATAAATAACATAAACTTTTTCACTTGTACTTGTTCTTCGGGATATTCCGGCACACGTTGTGAAAATG ATATCAATGAATGTTCAAGTAATCCATGTGCCAATGGTGAATGTACAGATAACGTAAACAGCTTTACTTGTGCCTGTTCTCCTGGATATTCCGGCACACGTTGTGACAATG ATATCGATGAATGTTCCAGTAACCCATGTGTTAATGGTGTttgtacaaataatataaacagCTTTACTTGTACATGTTCTTCTGGATATTCCGGCACACGTTGTGACAATG ATGCTTGTAGTCCGAATCCATGTCTAAATTCTGGGAATTGTACACGTACATCGGTTAGTCCACTGTATACCTGTGCCTGTACCGACGGATATACTGGAAGCACTTGTCAGACACAACTAACTG gagCTTGTGTCAATACTCCTTGTAACAATGGCGGGGTATGTACAGCAGTGACCGATGGATATACGTGCCAGTGTCAGGCTGGATATATCGGAGAAACTTGTTCCTCCACGG ATCAGTGTGTCGAGATGCCTTGTAAAAACAGTGGTGTGTGCATATCGTTAGAGAATTCATACATCTGCAATTGCGCCGATGGATACACTGGTAACACTTGTTCGAACACAGCAGAGA
- the LOC140044665 gene encoding uncharacterized protein KIAA2013 homolog — protein MYAVTRIKNSIPAGRGRRVCLASFFIILLLMYCVPYVYEYSSMWNSSAKSCLTSKISAILSGSQEHDASVLDAPKSSERKLLPFIGNGNIGVSINYFNPGGIVLRHNPPWAFEIPYYPILNTEVEGLTSQSATVLHSKSGLVHHLQCYSIGKDCVSVRHTSFAHRTRKSVIMQQISIENQTPKPVTLRLHSLDISRWKDAKASVESVNVNGETIHYTLILGKFATHTVRDFTTDHYVHVAIGISTISSSLDVQPHDSHTIEVLTVVQYTEPILKHEVTEVDLSDLVDKVRMDMLTLKKMSFSETAKEHTDAWKDIWKGEFVQEQPLVDNDDDIHSQELINTIIYYILSSVEAPLYQVETSDLERAKLLQTLDMPGSCYNGQPTLFMDPLWESVNKQEQLSDLVSHWLHTLYKSGCQSLLTVGADGVMQAMLLSFLGAQFTKEDLSFHADPHQIRGSLLIRNLKYGSNDIDIKINRDTETIEIKANGFIKDNYKLFACETGCKNDPIVVGHKKELPLKWTEPMTAFLYISHEADHLAFLRKKVIHYRYLHHTMDEAPLIVGHDKGIHVPVIFWVFLGILIAIFHLFLIRLIYNEYCSNVFQERFRKKKTSSSI, from the coding sequence CTGACATCAAAGATCTCTGCCATCCTAAGTGGGAGCCAAGAACATGATGCCTCCGTGCTCGACGCTCCAAAATCATCTGAACGAAAACTCTTGCCATTTATAGGAAATGGTAACATAGGGGTTTCAATAAACTACTTCAATCCAGGTGGAATTGTTCTCAGACATAATCCACCTTGGGCCTTTGAGATTCCGTATTATCCGATTCTTAATACCGAAGTAGAAGGATTAACGTCTCAAAGCGCTACTGTGTTGCATTCAAAAAGTGGCCTCGTTCACCACTTACAGTGTTATTCAATCGGTAAAGACTGCGTATCTGTTCGGCACACCTCATTTGCACATCGTACTCGCAAATCTGTTATTATGCAGCAGATATCAATCGAAAATCAAACACCAAAACCAGTCACTCTTCGATTGCATAGCTTGGATATAAGCCGCTGGAAAGATGCAAAAGCTTCTGTAGAATCAGTGAATGTAAATGGTGAAACTATTCATTATACACTTATATTAGGAAAATTTGCCACACACACAGTTCGCGACTTTACCACTGATCATTATGTTCATGTAGCTATTGGAATTTCAACTATCTCGTCAAGTCTTGATGTCCAGCCTCATGACTCGCATACCATCGAAGTTTTAACTGTGGTTCAGTACACGGAACCGATACTTAAGCATGAGGTCACTGAGGTTGATCTGTCAGATTTGGTTGATAAGGTTCGCATGGACATGTTGACTCTCAAAAAGATGAGCTTTAGTGAAACGGCTAAAGAGCATACAGATGCGTGGAAGGATATCTGGAAAGGTGAATTTGTACAAGAACAACCGTTAGTTGATAATGACGATGACATTCACTCACAAGAATtaatcaatacaattatttactacATTCTCTCGTCCGTGGAAGCTCCTTTGTATCAGGTAGAAACGTCCGATTTAGAAAGAGCTAAACTTCTACAAACTCTTGATATGCCGGGAAGCTGTTACAACGGCCAGCCAACTCTTTTCATGGATCCTCTGTGGGAATCTGTCAACAAACAAGAGCAGTTATCAGATCTTGTATCTCATTGGCTTCACACACTCTACAAAAGTGGTTGCCAAAGTTTGCTGACAGTTGGCGCAGATGGTGTGATGCAAGCCATGCTATTGAGTTTCTTAGGAGCTCAGTTCACCAAGGAAGACCTGTCTTTTCATGCAGATCCTCACCAGATCAGAGGATCACTCTTAATTAGGAACCTAAAGTACGGTAGTAATGACATTGATATTAAGATAAACAGAGACACAGAGACAATTGAAATAAAAGCAAACGGTTTTATCAAAGACAATTATAAACTATTTGCGTGTGAAACAGGGTGTAAAAATGACCCTATCGTTGTCGGTCACAAAAAAGAATTGCCGTTGAAATGGACCGAACCAATGACTGCGTTTCTGTATATATCGCATGAAGCGGATCACCTAGCATTTCTTCGCAAAAAAGTGATTCATTACCGTTACCTCCATCATACGATGGATGAAGCACCGTTAATAGTTGGTCATGATAAAGGAATCCATGTACCGGTCATATTCTGGGTGTTTCTTGGTATACTCATTGCAATATTTCATCTCTTTTTAATCCGGCTAATCTACAACGAATATTGCTCCAATGTTTTTCAAGAAAGATTTAGAAAAAAGAAAACTTCTTCAtcaatttga